CCCTAACACTGGTCATGTTCCAGAGCCTGGGGGAGCGCATGAACACCGTCGTGAGGCTACTGCTCAAGAAGATCAAGAAGTGTCTGGGCATGAGGACAACCCATGTCTCCATGGAGAACATGGTGCTGGTGGGCTTTCTGTCCTGCATGGGCACCCTGTGCATTGGCGCCGCAGCCTTCTCTTATTTCGAGGGCTGGACTTTCTTCCATGCCTATTACTACTGCTTCATAACCTTGACCACTATTGGCTTTGGAGActttgtggctctgcagaaaaaCGAGGCTTTGCAGAAGAAGCCCCCGTACGTGGCTTTCAGCTTCATGTACATCCTGGTGGGCCTGACGGTCATCGGCGCCTTCCTCAACCTGGTGGTGCTGCGCTTCCTGACCATGAACTCGGAGGACGAGAGGCGGGACGCTGAGGAGCGAGCCTCACTGAGGAGAGCCCGCAACAACATCCTCCTCAAGCCAAAAGAGGAGAGCCGCAGCAGCAATGCCATTTTTCTCCCTGCGGAGGACAGGACGAGTCAGATGAACCTGATCCCACTGGTGCAGGAGGACGTGGAGAGGCAGCGGCGCCAGTCGGTCACATCGGCGGCGGCAGTGTCATCCTTCTGCACCTGCCTGTGCTACAGACCCCAGGTGTGCAGCAGCCCCGCGCCCTCCCACCCCGAGACCCTCAGCTGCCACACCAACCCTGTATACTACAACTCCATCTCCTACAAAATCGATGATGTGTCCCTGAGCACGCGGGGGCAGACCGGCTCCTCCCCAGGGAGCACTTTGTCTTCCAGCAGCACTCGCTGCCGGCAGCACCCCCGGCTGCGGAGGAAATCCATCTAGGAGCTGCGCTCAGCGCTCCAGTCTTACTACGCTGATAAATTAAGAACAGAGATGGCAGGTTCTTCTTACTCATTTCTTCTGCTCatctcccttcccccagcaggAGCCTCTAAATACTGTTGGGAGATAATGATTCCTTTTTTGCAGGTACTGAATGACATTGTtagtttttctttgctttttcctcccaTGTTCAAGCATTTAGGGCTGGCAAGAGCCCCCTTCGCCCCAATGTGAAGCCCAGCGAGCTGTAGGTTTGCTCTTCCAcctccctgcttcccacagGGTGCATTGCTGCCCTCCCACCCTGTTAAGCCTTGGTTGTGTCTGCTGCCAGCACATGACTCTTGCTTTGTGAGCTGGGCTGCATTTGCTGAGAGTGTGTGAGCAAgctttgcagggctggggaccTTTAAGTTGTCCCCTGCCAGCAGGTGCAGTTAAGTCAGTGCCACACAGAGGGTTTTCAGCTGgtgggtgggcagggagaggtgggCAGGAGGGAACGGGCTGCAGTACTGAAGCTCAGCACACGGGGACAGCTTCATGGAGGAACTTCatctcctgggagcagccctcTGGGTCTGAGTTCAGGTTTGTGCCTGGCTCAGTGCTTTTGGAAGCTGGAGGCCCATGCACTCACCCACCTGCCCACCAGCACACGTTGCTTCTTATACCTCACCACCACGGGCAGGTCCTCCTGGCTGAAATGGCTGGAGGGACACtgtgccccattcccaggggaAGCTGAACTCCTCCAGTCCAgttcagcccagccccagctctcctctgcGCTGAGCCCAGTCTGTACTAGGGGCAGCCCCATGGAGAGCCTTCCTGAACAACACAGTCAAAGGGCTTGGTCCTAAGgagattggttttttttcttagctaAAACcaccccttccttccccacctTTCCTCCAgctggcagcccagcagctgtgctggctcctcaCCTCCTTCCAGTCCCTGTGAGCCCATGGGTTTGTGCTTGTTGCTGCTGGGGTTATCTGAGGTGGGGGTGGTCCCATCCATGCTCATCCCCATGTGGGATGTGGTACATGCACAGCCACACCTGGGGGGACTCTTTCCAGCTGGTGACCCCTTTGTCCATCCTGTCTCATCTGCATGAAAGCAGAGCTCTGACAGTGGTAGGAGCtctatttattttacttcttttttctccaaTAAGGGACATTTTCACTCTCAGTTCTATTTAAAATACCCTCTGAGGGGGTTTTTGTGGAGAAATAGCCCCTTTTCCTGGTGGGGAAGGCATGCAGAGTTGCCAGCATTGGAAAGGTCTCAGGGCAGGCTTTGCACCCTCTTCCTTTTGTTCTGGGTGGCAGCTTAATAAAAGGTGAATCCATCTGGTGGTGGTTGATTATTTGTCCCAAGGAAGAGCAAAGGGATGTGTTCAAGGCCCAGACCTCAGGCTGGCTCCCTGTGGcaggctgcacagcctgggcacgCAGGCAGACAGGAGgatgcaggtgctgctgtgctgccaccagGGACTGGTTTGTGACACCTTCATCTGGGTGCTCCCCAGGCCCTTTGGGGTGTGTGTCATTCCCGGGGCTGGGAGGTCTCCAGCAACTGCCTTGCTTTGCACCAGCTGGGTGAGCACTGGTTTGAAGAGAAAGGGGGAGGAGGGGTGGGTGGGAAAAGCAAGCTGTGAGCATGGAAAACAGGCTTAAAAATGAGGCTTTCATTGACTTCTCAGCTCCTCAGTGTGTCACTCCACACTGATCCCACCAGCTCAACCCTTTTGTTGCCATGTCCCATATCCCCCACACTCCCCACAGATTCCAGCCAAAAgtttgggctgtgctgtgctgccctttgCCATCAGAGCTGAGCAGATGGAAATCTCCCTCTTTCCACGTTGAGCCTTGGACATACTCCCACTGGCCAAGATGGAGCTGCATCTCTCACCCTCATCCACCGTTGTGGAAAGCAGGAGGTCTTCAATTCCTGCCCAAGTCAGACCTGCATGGTATTGTCCTGGTGAAATCCACCTCTGGTGGAGCTGGAAGCAGGAGAAACCTGAATCCAGAGGCTAAGCCAGCCTTGCACTCTCCCTCTGAattcagcacagcactgcccaagATCACTGGCTCCATGGTTGTGTCACAGAGCCCATGATGCAGCCATGCAAAGGCACAGcttggcagaggcagcagggctgggggtgtgaCCTCCACACCCtggagggcagtgctgctggtggggtgACAGTGCAGAAAGTTGAGcacctgctctggctgctgctgcttctatGTGGCCTGAACTTCCAGGCAGCGCTGCTTGGGTGCTGAGTGACAGCCTGAGTCCCACCCTGCTGGGGAAGCTGGTGGTGGTCGGAGGGTGGGAGTGCTGGGCTGCCCCCTGACACTCCAGAGAaaccctcctcctcccccttccaTCACTGCTCCCCCAAGGCTGTAGCTGGGGCAGGTGGGAAGCTGCTCCTTGGTCTCACCCTGATGACCTGCAGAGGGATTTGGAGGCATGACAAACACCTTTTAAGAAATTCTTAGTGAACTTTTTGATCCCTCATTCCCACAGGAAAAGGACTTGCAGTGGCTCCCCAGAGAATGGTGCCTATTCTCAGCACCACCAGGTCCTCCACAGACCCCTCCAGCAGGAACCCCCCAACATTTCTCACCCAAGGGCTCATGAGTCATGAGGTCATTAAGGCATCAGTTGCACACCCACTAACATCTGAGGATCCTCAGACTCCCCTGCACCCACACTGGATGTTCCCAATAGCCTGGGCCAGGGGTGTTTTTTTCTGCCAGTAGAGTCTTCATCTCCAGGGTTTCAAAATCATCCCTGAATGACCTGGGCTGACCATGAAGGGTCttggaaggaaaacagcaggagcTTTAGACTGGGGTGGTGAGCAGAGCACAAGTGGGAGCAAGCTTAGCTCTGTGCCTGGAGATGCCCACGGCCAAATTACATCCAGAAGTGGCTCAGGGAAATGCAGGCTTGAAGCTGGGGCTGattgagggagctggggtgacAGTGGGAAGAACATacaccaggctgagctgctcttaTTCTCTACAGGCACAAGGAAGTGTCCAGATGAAATCCTAGGTTGAAGATAATGGTGGTAGCAACAGAGAGGGCAGAGACACTCCATAGAAAACCTCCAACACaccatacaaaaaaaaaggttttattatCACCATTATCAACGTTTTCATTAGCTTAACACTGAATTGTAAATCACTCAATCATTACATATTGTCTGAATAAAACctacagacaggaaaaaagtaTAGCAGAATCCTCTCCTGACTACAGACAAGTGGCCAGTGTCCCACCTTCCACCCAAGGCAGCCCAGGCACCTCGCACACCACTCGCCACCTGGGCAAGCAGGCTGCCCAGCCCTATTGCCTGTGCTCCCTCTGGCTCCACAGAGATTACATCTCACCAAATGATGTTAAAAACCTCCAGAAAGTTTTGGAGAGGGTTACAGAGGCCAAAAAGAGCAGATCTCAGCTGCCCCCACTCCTAGGGAAAAGCAAGAAGAGTGTTGTAGTGCTCCTGCAAAGTTACTGGTTTTTGTGGAGCAATTAATGAAGTAAAAAAGTTTTAACCTGTGGAAGCAGACTTCCCTAGAGTGgccaggccctggcagaggggaacagggcagagctgcatcACGGTGGCAGAGTGGGGTGGGAGCAAGGATGGGCTGGGTGgccctgtccctgagcagaggCCAGCTCTGCCGAAACGCCCCggggctccctgcaggcagggggATGGATGCTCAGTGCAGAGATGCCGTGGGCAGCCTCAGTCCCGAAGGGCTGGAATAAGGCCTCGTGTCAAGAGGGAAGTGGGGACCCATGTAGAGAGCAGAGGGTGCTGGGGAAAGcaaagggaaggcagaggaaagCTCCCCTTCTCCCTGGCCAGCTCAGAGGCAGCTCCCTGGCTGTCAGTAACGGCacatcctgcctgcctgggctgctgagcccctgcagaAGAGCCCTGgctccttccagggatgggaaaggaaggagTCTGAAAGCAGGACTGCTACAAAATACTGGCAGGACATGGGCATCCCTGGTTGGGTGGCAAGCCATGTCAGTGCTGTGTAAGGGGGTCTCAGGGGAGGCACTGCATCCTTGGGATGCCCTTGCAccatgcagggagcagcctgcagggactGGGAGTAAGACAAAACCAGTGTGGTGAGGCTAAGGAAACATGCCTTAAGATTCACCCTCCAAACCGCCCTTGCCCTGGCTCCAAAGCCAAAACCAGCTCCAGGTCAAGAAGATGGGATCACCAAAGTAGAGACCAGTGTGCAGCACTGGATCAGGAgccccaaataaaaaaaactgcTGAAGCTGCAGGCTGGCATTTAATGGGACCTGGAGTCCCAGTGGGCAGATATCCTAACATTTGGTGCCAAAGCAACTAGAAAAACCAGCTCTTGGGATGGCTTCAGCAAGGTGTGCCTCAATCATTCCCTTGTTTGGTTCTGCTCCCACGTGGCTCAGTGTGTGCCCACATGGCCTCTCTGCCAGACACAGCCCTTCCCACCCCTACACAGGGGGCTCAGCTCACATAACATACCCAGAGTCAATGCCAAGGCCGTCCATGGACCTGGCCAAGCTGGGATCAACAATCCTGCTTTGGTTGCCATTTTAGCTACTGGAAAGTCACAAAGGGGAAAGTCCTTGGGTCATCGCCTCTGTTTGCTGGTGCTCTGGAAAGGGCTGGTGCAGGGTCCTTCTGTTTCAGCCATGAAAGTGCAAAGAACCAACTGCTACAAAGAAACTCTACCCAGTTCCTCTCCTCCACTAGGATAAGAGCAGCTACCaaggggaagggagggcagAGAGTGCCTGTAGTGTGGGAAGAGCTTGAGGTTCTCCAGGGATGAGAGTGATGCTGCTGTTGTGggtgagcagctggggagggatgtgAGGCTGCTTGGTCACTGGGACGTGGCCACTGAGCAGAGGAGTCTGGCAGTGAGAGTCGAAGCCACATTTTGAGAACATCTAATCACCTGCAAGCTTCCTGTGGAATTGCCGTGCTCACAGACACACGCCTTGGCTGGTATGCACTGGGGGAAACACAAAAAGCCTTTCACTCGTCATTCTCTTGTCACTGATCATCGTCTTTTCTAAACGCCTGGCTCACATCTGGCAGCTTCAATTTCATTTTAGATGCTCCCTCCAGGTCACAATAAACCCTGGACTCCTCTACTGATGGCACTTTGCATTCACACCTCTCCCACTATTCAAAGCATTTCACAAAAACCAGGAATTCTTCCAGCATTTTCCTTGGGGGTCCGAGCACCACTGGgacctgctgcctgcacagtcTGGCAATCTTGAGAATATCATGGACACCTGTCCtatgggaaatgctgggaggAATCCACAGGCAATGGACTGGGAT
Above is a genomic segment from Oenanthe melanoleuca isolate GR-GAL-2019-014 chromosome 20, OMel1.0, whole genome shotgun sequence containing:
- the KCNK15 gene encoding potassium channel subfamily K member 15, with amino-acid sequence MKRQNLRTAALILCIFSYLLVGAAVFDALESEAESGRKRLLEQKRGELRRKYRFSADDYRELERLVLQAEPHRAGRQWKFAGSFYFAITVITTIGYGHAAPGTDAGKVFCMFYAILGIPLTLVMFQSLGERMNTVVRLLLKKIKKCLGMRTTHVSMENMVLVGFLSCMGTLCIGAAAFSYFEGWTFFHAYYYCFITLTTIGFGDFVALQKNEALQKKPPYVAFSFMYILVGLTVIGAFLNLVVLRFLTMNSEDERRDAEERASLRRARNNILLKPKEESRSSNAIFLPAEDRTSQMNLIPLVQEDVERQRRQSVTSAAAVSSFCTCLCYRPQVCSSPAPSHPETLSCHTNPVYYNSISYKIDDVSLSTRGQTGSSPGSTLSSSSTRCRQHPRLRRKSI